The following coding sequences are from one Haliotis asinina isolate JCU_RB_2024 chromosome 3, JCU_Hal_asi_v2, whole genome shotgun sequence window:
- the LOC137277319 gene encoding bifunctional peptidase and (3S)-lysyl hydroxylase JMJD7-like yields the protein MRAVLFCWFVSIFTLLLSVALSDGQKEDGGTAEPPGHNLPFGSHTTPLEVPVVDKFPTPKVFFDEYLDKSRPLVIRAIMNVTTFPAVEKWTDDFFREELGWEYINAEPARKENRDLAPEKMTMKSFLQQYTERELYLVSGIEDFRAKDKLMDDVYVPRSLHCGGLQFSIDSLVMWFSSGGTKSVLHNDDYENFNCVLDGTKELIFIDMKYREQVTADGYHEDGSYSDVDVDKVDMLRFPRLQEVPVYKAVLHKGDCLYIPYHWYHQVNSPGGRSLAINFWFLSNRWFNDSDCQKNLDHQTLPSSKFDIGRGQMHKWNKFVMAFPEEYTSKANYNEVIATDFPKVQTFQDELFMDLDKDHSLTLSVEELYNVDVHKIMLKYPSLDSAVTVEETPHDEL from the exons ATGAGAGCAGTCCTATTCTGTTGGTTCGTGAGTATCTTTACGCTGCTACTCTCCGTGGCTTTGAGTGATGGACAGAAGGAAGATGGAGGTACGGCAGAGCCCCCGGGGCATAATCTACCCTTTGGATCACACACTACTCCACTCGAAGTCCCTGTTGTCGACAAGTTCCCCACACCAAAGGTGTTCTTTGATGAGTACTTGGATAAAAGTAGGCCGTTGGTCATTAGAGCGATTATGAATGTCACAACCTTTCCGGCAGTTGAGAAATGGACTGACGACTTTTTCAG GGAGGAGCTTGGGTGGGAGTACATCAACGCCGAGCCGGCCCGGAAGGAGAACCGAGATCTGGCGCCCGAAAAGATGACGATGAAGTCCTTCCTTCAGCAGTACACCGAGAGGGAGCTCTACCTTGTCAGCGGAATTGAAGACTTCCGGGCCAAGGACAAGCTCATGG ATGACGTGTACGTGCCCCGGTCGCTTCACTGCGGGGGACTCCAGTTCTCCATCGATTCTCTGGTCATGTGGTTCAGCAGCGGCGGGACCAAATCCGTCCTTCACAACGACGACTACGAAAACTTCAACTGCGTTCTAGACGGGACTAAGGAGCTGATATTCATAGACATG aaatatcgTGAGCAGGTGACAGCGGATGGTTACCACGAGGACGGTAGCTATAGTGATGTCGATGTGGACAAGGTGGACATGCTCAGGTTCCCGCGTCTGCAGGAGGTCCCCGTATATAAGGCCGTATTGCATAAGGGGGATTGTCTCTACATACCCTACCA CTGGTACCATCAAGTCAATTCCCCCGGGGGACGGAGCCTCGCAATCAACTTCTGGTTCCTCTCCAACCGTTGGTTCAACGATTCAGACTGTCAGAAGAATCTAGACCATCAAACACTACCGAGTTCAAAGTTTGACATTGGACGGGGCCAGATGCATAAATG GAACAAGTTCGTTATGGCATTTCCCGAGGAATACACATCTAAAGCAAATTACAATGAAGTCATTGCCACAGACTTTCCCAAAGTCCAAACTTTCCAAGATGAG TTATTCATGGACCTCGACAAAGACCACAGCTTGACCCTGTCAGTGGAAGAACTTTACAATGTGGATGTTCACAAGATCATGCTTAAGTATCCAAGCCTTGATTCAGCAGTAACTGTTGAGGAAACTCCACATGATGAACTCTAG